The following proteins are encoded in a genomic region of Deltaproteobacteria bacterium:
- a CDS encoding winged helix-turn-helix transcriptional regulator, with protein sequence MVTKRGKAADYTLKNSFGYSINRVTNAIRNQFNKCLKPFGITGEQFAIMKVTNDHSGSIQTQIAKIISKDKTTITRAINSLEKKGLILKKRDKRDKRAYSIEITEKSKEILSKTIPITEKYDELVKSKLISKEVETFFKILDIMLETCKEWP encoded by the coding sequence ATGGTTACAAAAAGGGGTAAGGCTGCAGATTACACGCTCAAAAATTCATTTGGATACAGCATTAATAGGGTCACAAATGCTATTCGCAACCAGTTTAACAAGTGTTTAAAACCATTTGGCATTACAGGAGAGCAATTCGCAATAATGAAAGTAACCAACGATCATTCAGGCTCAATACAGACGCAAATAGCCAAAATAATATCAAAAGATAAAACAACTATTACAAGAGCAATTAATTCACTTGAAAAAAAAGGACTTATTCTTAAAAAAAGAGACAAAAGAGATAAGCGAGCATACTCAATTGAAATAACCGAAAAAAGTAAAGAAATCCTTTCTAAAACCATACCTATTACTGAAAAATATGATGAGTTGGTAAAAAGCAAACTCATCAGTAAAGAAGTTGAAACTTTCTTTAAAATCCTGGATATCATGCTTGAAACCTGCAAAGAATGGCCTTAA